A single region of the Streptomyces sp. ITFR-16 genome encodes:
- a CDS encoding DUF885 domain-containing protein — protein MSDSPSSALPRQVADTYVDALIDLDPISGTYLGVEASSRRLPDFSPAGQEALAALARDTLARLDRAERLPGAADDAERRCGRLLRERLTAELAVHEADEALRAVSNLHSPAHSIREVFTVTPTETDEDWAAVVERLRAVPAALAGYRESLALGLERKLYGGPRATATFIGQLDEWVGDGTSGFFRDFAAAGPDSLRADLDDAAAQATRSLDDLRQWMREVYAPAIEGEPDTVGRERYARWSRYFNGTDLDLDEAYAYGWSEYHRLLGEMKAEAEKVLPGAGPWEALAHLDEHGTHIEGVDEVQAWLQGLMDEAIESLDGTHFELAERVRRVESRIAPPGGAAAPYYTGPSEDFSRPGRTWLPTMGETRFPVYDLVSTWYHEGVPGHHLQLAQWAHVAESLSRYQASIGIVSANAEGWALYAERLMDELGFLPDAERRLGYLDAQMMRACRVIVDIGMHAELEIPADSPFHPGERWTPELAQEFFGKHSGRPADFVESELTRYLSMPGQAIGYKLGERAWLLGRENARAAHGDAFDLKAWHMAALSQGPLGLDDLVDELSKL, from the coding sequence ATGTCAGACTCTCCCAGCAGCGCGCTGCCCCGCCAGGTCGCCGACACCTACGTCGACGCACTCATCGATCTCGACCCGATCTCCGGCACCTATCTGGGTGTCGAGGCAAGCTCGCGCCGCCTTCCCGACTTCTCCCCCGCAGGCCAGGAGGCGCTGGCCGCCCTCGCCCGGGACACCCTCGCGCGGCTCGACCGCGCGGAGCGGCTGCCCGGTGCGGCCGATGACGCCGAGCGCCGTTGCGGGCGTCTCCTGCGCGAACGGCTGACGGCCGAACTCGCCGTCCACGAAGCCGACGAGGCGCTGCGCGCCGTCTCCAATCTGCACTCCCCGGCGCACTCGATCCGTGAGGTGTTCACGGTGACGCCGACCGAGACGGACGAGGACTGGGCGGCCGTCGTCGAGCGGCTCCGGGCGGTTCCGGCGGCGCTGGCCGGCTACCGCGAGTCCCTCGCGCTCGGTCTGGAGCGGAAGCTGTACGGCGGTCCGCGTGCCACGGCCACCTTCATCGGCCAGCTCGACGAGTGGGTCGGCGACGGCACGTCGGGATTCTTCCGGGACTTCGCCGCCGCCGGACCGGACTCCCTGCGCGCCGACCTGGACGACGCCGCCGCACAGGCCACCCGCTCGCTGGACGATCTGCGGCAGTGGATGCGCGAGGTGTACGCCCCCGCGATCGAGGGCGAGCCGGACACGGTGGGCCGTGAGCGCTACGCGCGCTGGTCGCGGTACTTCAACGGCACCGATCTGGACCTCGACGAGGCGTACGCGTACGGCTGGTCCGAGTACCACCGGCTGCTCGGCGAGATGAAGGCCGAGGCCGAGAAGGTGCTGCCGGGTGCCGGTCCCTGGGAGGCACTGGCCCATCTCGACGAGCACGGCACCCACATCGAGGGCGTCGACGAGGTCCAGGCGTGGCTTCAGGGCCTGATGGACGAGGCGATCGAGTCGCTCGACGGCACGCACTTCGAACTCGCCGAGCGGGTCCGCCGGGTGGAGTCCCGCATCGCCCCGCCGGGCGGCGCGGCGGCTCCGTACTACACGGGCCCCTCCGAGGACTTCTCGCGTCCCGGCCGCACCTGGCTGCCGACCATGGGCGAGACGCGTTTCCCGGTGTACGACCTGGTCTCCACCTGGTACCACGAGGGCGTTCCCGGCCATCACCTCCAGCTCGCCCAGTGGGCGCACGTCGCCGAGAGCCTGTCGCGCTACCAGGCGTCGATCGGCATCGTCAGCGCCAACGCCGAGGGCTGGGCGCTGTACGCGGAACGGCTGATGGACGAGCTGGGCTTCCTGCCCGACGCGGAGCGCCGGCTCGGTTATCTGGACGCGCAGATGATGCGCGCCTGCCGGGTGATCGTGGACATCGGCATGCACGCGGAGCTGGAGATCCCGGCGGACTCCCCCTTCCACCCGGGTGAGCGCTGGACGCCGGAGCTGGCCCAGGAGTTCTTCGGGAAGCACAGCGGGCGGCCCGCCGACTTCGTGGAGAGCGAGCTGACCCGCTATCTCTCGATGCCGGGGCAGGCCATCGGGTACAAGCTGGGCGAGCGCGCCTGGCTGCTCGGCCGGGAGAACGCCCGGGCGGCGCACGGCGACGCCTTCGATCTCAAGGCCTGGCACATGGCGGCCCTGTCGCAGGGTCCGCTGGGCCTGGACGACCTGGTCGACGAGCTGTCCAAGCTCTGA
- a CDS encoding Lrp/AsnC family transcriptional regulator, whose product MTDSVALDTVDLHILRLLQNDARTTYRELAAEVGVAPSTCLDRVTRLRRTGVILGHQLRLDPARLGRGLEALLSVQVRPHRRELIGPFVERIRSLPESRALFHLTGPDDYLVHVAVADTADLQRLVLDEFTSRREVARVETRLIFQQWECGPLLPPAGRTADTGQAQGRGQGRSQAHGAV is encoded by the coding sequence ATGACCGATTCCGTCGCTCTCGACACGGTGGATCTGCACATTCTGCGGCTGTTGCAGAACGACGCCCGGACCACGTACCGCGAACTCGCGGCCGAGGTCGGGGTCGCCCCGTCGACATGTCTGGACCGGGTGACCCGGCTGCGCCGCACAGGCGTCATTCTCGGCCATCAGCTGCGGCTGGACCCGGCCAGGCTGGGCCGCGGTCTGGAGGCCCTGCTGTCGGTGCAGGTGCGGCCGCACCGCAGGGAGCTCATCGGCCCGTTCGTCGAGCGGATCAGGTCGCTGCCTGAGTCCCGCGCGCTCTTCCATCTGACCGGCCCCGACGACTATCTGGTGCATGTGGCCGTGGCCGACACGGCCGACCTGCAGCGGCTGGTCCTCGACGAGTTCACCTCGCGCCGGGAGGTGGCCCGGGTGGAGACACGGCTGATCTTCCAGCAGTGGGAGTGCGGCCCGCTGCTGCCGCCGGCGGGCCGAACCGCCGACACCGGTCAGGCGCAGGGCCGGGGCCAGGGGCGGAGTCAGGCCCATGGTGCCGTTTGA
- a CDS encoding PLP-dependent transferase: protein MDTESSMAPSTTPSRALATEAVHAGRDDLAALGLHAPPIDLSTTYPSYDSRGEAERIDAFATTGARPDGPPIYARLDNPTTARFETALARLEGTASAVAFASGMAALTAVLLVRASMGLRHVVAVRPLYGCSDHLLGAGLLGTEVTWTDPAGIADAIRPDTGLVIVETPANPTLAEVDIRAVAHSCGSVPLLVDNTFATPVLQRPVEHGARIVLHSATKYLGGHGDVMGGVVACDEEFAARLRQVRFATGGVLHPMAGYLLLRGLATLPVRVRAASASAAELSRRLAADPRIARVHYPEVGGAMVSFEVYGDPHRVIAAVRLITPAVSLGSVDTLIQHPASISHRIVDEGDRQASGVGDRLLRMSVGLEDVEDLWADLCQALSSEEPVRREAAARREPVRGEVSAPPARTGAATVPESRPAGR, encoded by the coding sequence ATGGACACCGAATCCTCGATGGCGCCCTCCACCACCCCCTCCAGGGCGCTGGCCACCGAAGCCGTGCACGCCGGACGCGACGACCTCGCTGCTCTCGGCCTCCACGCCCCGCCGATCGACCTGTCCACCACCTACCCCTCGTACGACTCCCGGGGAGAGGCGGAGCGGATCGACGCGTTCGCCACCACCGGCGCCCGGCCGGACGGGCCGCCCATCTACGCCCGCCTGGACAACCCGACCACCGCCCGCTTCGAGACGGCCCTCGCCCGGCTCGAAGGGACCGCGAGCGCCGTCGCGTTCGCCAGCGGCATGGCGGCCCTGACCGCTGTCCTGCTGGTGCGTGCGAGCATGGGGCTGCGCCATGTGGTGGCGGTGCGCCCGCTCTACGGCTGCAGCGACCATCTGCTCGGCGCCGGGCTGCTCGGCACCGAGGTGACCTGGACGGACCCGGCGGGCATCGCCGATGCGATCCGCCCCGACACGGGCCTGGTGATCGTCGAGACACCGGCCAACCCCACGCTCGCCGAGGTCGACATCAGGGCGGTCGCCCACTCCTGCGGCTCCGTGCCGCTGCTCGTCGACAACACCTTCGCCACCCCGGTCCTCCAGCGCCCCGTCGAGCACGGGGCGCGGATCGTCCTGCACAGCGCGACGAAGTACCTGGGCGGCCACGGCGATGTGATGGGCGGGGTCGTCGCCTGCGACGAGGAGTTCGCCGCCCGGCTGCGCCAGGTGCGGTTCGCCACCGGCGGCGTCCTGCACCCCATGGCCGGCTATCTGCTCCTGCGCGGTCTGGCCACACTTCCCGTACGCGTCCGGGCCGCCTCCGCGAGCGCCGCGGAACTCTCCCGCCGGCTCGCCGCCGACCCGCGGATCGCCCGGGTCCACTACCCCGAAGTGGGCGGCGCGATGGTCTCGTTCGAGGTCTACGGCGACCCGCACCGGGTGATCGCCGCCGTGCGGCTGATCACCCCGGCCGTCAGCCTCGGCAGCGTCGACACCCTGATCCAGCACCCCGCCTCCATCAGCCACCGCATTGTGGATGAGGGAGACCGGCAGGCGTCCGGCGTCGGCGACCGGCTGCTGCGGATGTCGGTCGGGCTGGAGGACGTCGAGGACCTCTGGGCCGACCTGTGTCAGGCACTGAGCAGCGAGGAACCGGTACGCCGCGAGGCGGCCGCGCGCCGCGAACCCGTGCGCGGGGAAGTCAGTGCTCCGCCTGCTCGTACGGGGGCAGCGACCGTACCGGAGTCGCGTCCAGCCGGGCGGTGA
- a CDS encoding GNAT family N-acetyltransferase — protein sequence MTDVTSAKSARRPHHWRRDLIELAALFTAVAVADAIANLIGHQPDGPYLLMASALALAATAGFHTWWARRHSHAPPPDTGTDTEGVSGPGVLDSGSVSPADEAGETVLWRMRTTVRDAPGSLAALCTVLAGYRIDILTLQTHPLAEGTVDEFLLRAPTALPAQQLTRAISAAGGSSTWIERADAHDLVDAPTRVLGLATRTALDAAELPLALRQLLGRCTIHSLPAVSITGRATGETAPVEGVLEETVMRLRDPSGGVITVERPYLPFTPTEFARARALVELDARLGPRVPRSEHVLTLPEGNEITVRRADRDDLEAARAMHDRCSEQTLRLRYHGPVRDADRYLDHLLSPRFGRTLAVQTASGRLVALGHLLWDGDETEVALLVEDDWQRRGIGSELLARLVALAVEAGCESVYAVTQASNTGMVAAMRALSLPLDYQIEEGTLVITARLDATPVRSLPPYEQAEH from the coding sequence ATGACTGATGTGACATCCGCGAAGAGTGCCCGCCGTCCCCACCACTGGCGGCGGGACCTGATCGAACTTGCCGCCCTGTTCACCGCAGTCGCGGTCGCCGACGCGATCGCCAACCTGATCGGGCACCAGCCGGACGGACCGTATCTGCTCATGGCCTCGGCCCTGGCCCTGGCCGCGACCGCCGGGTTCCACACCTGGTGGGCACGGCGCCACAGCCACGCACCGCCGCCGGATACCGGCACCGATACCGAGGGCGTGTCCGGGCCGGGCGTCCTTGACAGCGGCTCCGTCAGCCCGGCCGACGAGGCCGGTGAGACGGTGCTGTGGCGGATGCGCACCACGGTCCGGGACGCCCCCGGCAGCCTGGCCGCGCTCTGCACCGTGCTGGCGGGGTACCGGATCGACATCCTCACCCTCCAGACGCACCCGCTGGCGGAGGGCACGGTCGACGAGTTCCTGCTGCGTGCTCCCACCGCGCTGCCGGCCCAGCAGCTGACCCGGGCGATCTCCGCCGCCGGGGGCAGCTCCACCTGGATCGAGCGTGCCGACGCCCACGATCTGGTGGACGCTCCGACCCGGGTGCTCGGCCTCGCCACCCGTACCGCCCTGGACGCGGCCGAACTGCCTCTCGCTCTGCGCCAGTTGCTCGGCCGGTGCACCATCCACTCGCTGCCGGCCGTGTCCATCACCGGGCGCGCCACCGGTGAGACCGCACCCGTCGAGGGGGTGCTCGAAGAAACGGTGATGCGCCTGCGTGATCCGTCGGGCGGTGTGATCACCGTGGAGCGGCCCTATCTCCCCTTCACCCCGACCGAGTTCGCCAGGGCGCGGGCCCTGGTGGAGCTGGATGCCCGGCTCGGCCCCCGTGTCCCGCGCAGCGAGCACGTCCTGACCCTGCCCGAGGGCAATGAGATCACCGTACGCCGGGCGGACCGCGACGACCTCGAAGCCGCCCGCGCCATGCACGACCGCTGCTCGGAGCAGACCCTGCGGCTGCGCTACCACGGTCCGGTCCGCGACGCCGACCGCTACCTCGACCACCTGCTCAGCCCGCGCTTCGGGCGCACCCTGGCCGTGCAGACGGCATCCGGGCGGCTCGTCGCGCTCGGCCATCTGCTCTGGGACGGCGACGAGACCGAGGTCGCTCTCCTCGTCGAGGACGACTGGCAGCGACGCGGCATCGGCTCCGAGCTGCTGGCCCGCCTCGTGGCGCTCGCCGTCGAGGCCGGCTGCGAGAGCGTCTACGCCGTCACCCAGGCGTCCAACACCGGCATGGTCGCCGCCATGCGCGCGCTCTCGCTGCCGCTCGACTACCAGATCGAGGAAGGCACGCTCGTGATCACCGCCCGGCTGGACGCGACTCCGGTACGGTCGCTGCCCCCGTACGAGCAGGCGGAGCACTGA
- a CDS encoding DUF6493 family protein, translating into MKTLLAAVHEGRLDDVPALLARLDRSEQRLALNELKALRKESRAWEWGERTRVRKAVLVAGAGCHTGAAGCATWIGAREMRDWVHSPYPWVLEVLADRDPAWLADLARRLAARAVESETEYRFVSELARRADCPLPVSDGMVRAWTDRVNSTRWQSRPQRPLIDVLRAEPDLDVLVPHLLEMQELPPAVTWVDPRTPDDYWPAAMATLATERLLDRDTLLDRCVTRLLRGGKASELRFCLLLLRTFEPTAQEEAERVADWAAMAADGPSTVAAHAQEVLTRLDERGELAVGRLAEVSGAVLFRPEKKVVRAQLVLLGKVLRREASAADELLPVVAEAFGHPDTDIQERALKLVARRLPAASPAIREEVAASACQLGPVHRAAALAVFGELLDEDTADAPYEEVLPPAPEPRRLGPSPAATAEVVEGVVALLRTGSWDVPAFEQALDGLVRCAHTGRTGLTEAMEPAVAGQWWAGDIPLEEVDRRFSRNFNGLHIVVASLLGRVSMRTIHDGRARWTGTGTCCHAALDGVVYARLWEAAAEIRTGALPFLLATPTWHTGALDPLELVERLRGYQRLGVTPRPVDFAQALLRVRRTGGEEAAARAALLGTAEGDRLAAWIRADEPVAPVLRAHVETEVPVAQGWWQRSMTVARRVLLTTKERLVVQQEFPRAFHWLGRPYSPGRHRCYHWDDRSPQWIAVLPEDGETLAAWLLPSLTTCVEEQRGGAWCLPALAETGGEAAVGVHLALGYGLGARYPEDRLAAVDALLVLAAQGRLDAELLGGELAVLIEKELVKPGRLADSARTAAATGAYRTVLSVLAPVLPALLAREQAPRGLSDLLAVAAECAERCGPPETGRIAGVAETAARGGTTQLVRQAARLEAACGRPAD; encoded by the coding sequence ATGAAGACCCTGCTCGCCGCAGTGCACGAGGGCCGTCTCGACGATGTCCCGGCCCTGCTCGCCCGGCTGGACCGGTCCGAACAACGGCTGGCCCTCAACGAGTTGAAGGCCCTGCGCAAGGAGTCGCGTGCCTGGGAGTGGGGGGAGCGCACCCGAGTCCGCAAGGCTGTGCTGGTGGCCGGCGCGGGCTGTCACACCGGGGCCGCGGGCTGCGCGACCTGGATCGGTGCCAGGGAAATGCGTGACTGGGTCCACTCGCCGTACCCCTGGGTGCTTGAGGTGCTCGCCGACCGCGATCCGGCCTGGCTGGCCGACCTCGCCCGGCGGCTGGCCGCCCGCGCGGTCGAGTCGGAGACCGAGTACCGGTTCGTGTCGGAGCTGGCGCGCCGGGCGGACTGCCCGCTGCCCGTCTCGGACGGCATGGTGCGGGCCTGGACGGACCGCGTCAACAGCACGCGGTGGCAGTCGAGGCCGCAGCGACCGCTCATCGACGTCCTGCGGGCGGAGCCGGACCTCGACGTGCTGGTGCCCCACCTGCTGGAGATGCAGGAGCTGCCTCCGGCCGTGACCTGGGTCGACCCCCGGACCCCGGACGACTACTGGCCGGCCGCGATGGCCACCCTCGCGACAGAGCGCCTGCTTGACCGGGACACGTTGCTCGACCGCTGTGTCACCCGGCTGCTGCGGGGCGGGAAGGCCTCCGAGCTGCGGTTCTGCCTGCTGCTGCTCCGCACGTTCGAACCGACCGCCCAGGAGGAGGCCGAGCGGGTGGCCGACTGGGCCGCCATGGCGGCGGACGGCCCGTCGACGGTGGCCGCGCACGCTCAGGAGGTGCTGACCCGGCTCGACGAGCGGGGTGAGCTCGCGGTGGGCCGGCTGGCCGAGGTCTCCGGCGCGGTCCTGTTCCGCCCCGAGAAGAAGGTGGTGCGCGCCCAACTGGTGCTGCTGGGAAAGGTGCTGCGCCGGGAGGCGTCGGCCGCCGACGAGCTGCTGCCCGTGGTCGCGGAGGCCTTCGGTCATCCGGACACCGACATCCAGGAGCGGGCGCTGAAGCTCGTCGCCCGCCGCCTTCCCGCCGCCTCACCGGCGATCCGAGAGGAAGTCGCCGCTTCGGCCTGTCAGTTGGGCCCTGTGCACCGGGCGGCGGCTCTGGCCGTCTTCGGCGAGCTGCTGGACGAGGATACGGCCGACGCCCCCTACGAGGAGGTCCTGCCACCCGCTCCGGAGCCCCGCCGTCTCGGCCCGTCGCCGGCCGCCACCGCCGAGGTCGTCGAGGGAGTCGTGGCACTGCTGCGTACCGGGTCGTGGGACGTCCCGGCCTTCGAGCAGGCCCTGGACGGGCTGGTCCGGTGTGCCCACACCGGGCGGACCGGGCTGACCGAGGCCATGGAGCCTGCGGTGGCCGGCCAGTGGTGGGCCGGAGACATTCCCCTCGAAGAGGTCGACCGGCGGTTCTCCCGCAACTTCAACGGCCTGCACATCGTCGTGGCATCGCTCCTCGGGCGGGTCTCGATGCGGACCATCCACGACGGGCGTGCCCGGTGGACGGGGACGGGCACCTGCTGCCACGCGGCGCTCGACGGCGTGGTGTACGCACGGCTGTGGGAGGCGGCAGCCGAGATACGGACCGGCGCACTGCCCTTCCTGCTGGCCACGCCCACCTGGCACACCGGCGCCCTCGACCCGCTGGAGCTCGTCGAGCGGCTGCGCGGCTATCAGAGGCTGGGGGTCACCCCGAGGCCGGTCGACTTCGCCCAGGCGCTGCTGCGGGTCCGGCGCACCGGCGGGGAGGAGGCCGCGGCCCGGGCCGCCCTGCTGGGTACCGCGGAGGGCGACCGGCTGGCCGCCTGGATCCGGGCGGACGAACCGGTGGCGCCCGTGCTCCGCGCCCATGTGGAGACCGAGGTGCCCGTCGCGCAGGGCTGGTGGCAGCGGTCGATGACCGTGGCACGGCGCGTCCTGCTGACCACGAAGGAGCGGCTGGTCGTCCAGCAGGAGTTCCCGCGCGCCTTTCACTGGCTCGGACGCCCCTACTCCCCCGGTCGGCATCGCTGCTACCACTGGGACGACCGGTCCCCGCAGTGGATCGCCGTCCTGCCGGAGGACGGCGAGACGCTGGCGGCCTGGCTGCTGCCCTCCCTCACGACGTGCGTCGAGGAGCAGCGCGGAGGGGCGTGGTGCCTGCCCGCTCTGGCCGAGACCGGCGGGGAGGCAGCCGTGGGCGTCCATCTCGCGCTGGGGTACGGGCTGGGAGCCCGCTATCCGGAGGACCGGCTGGCCGCTGTCGACGCCCTGCTGGTCCTCGCTGCCCAAGGTCGGCTGGACGCGGAGCTGCTCGGCGGAGAGTTGGCCGTCCTCATCGAGAAGGAGCTGGTCAAGCCGGGGCGGCTGGCGGACTCGGCCCGCACCGCGGCGGCCACGGGTGCGTACCGGACCGTGCTGTCGGTGCTCGCGCCGGTGCTGCCCGCCCTGCTGGCGCGCGAGCAGGCCCCTCGCGGTCTCAGCGACCTGCTCGCGGTGGCCGCGGAGTGCGCGGAGCGCTGCGGTCCGCCGGAGACCGGACGGATAGCCGGCGTCGCCGAGACGGCCGCGCGCGGCGGGACGACCCAGTTGGTCCGACAGGCGGCACGGCTGGAGGCTGCCTGCGGCCGGCCTGCCGACTGA